The following nucleotide sequence is from Excalfactoria chinensis isolate bCotChi1 chromosome 12, bCotChi1.hap2, whole genome shotgun sequence.
GCTCTGTGCGCTGGTCCCAACTGCCACATCTGGGCACCGTCACCAGGACACCTCGGGTACCAGGGAGAAGCCTGGCAGGTGACACAACTCTGGCTGTGGTGGAGGAGCCCTTCATCACCTGGCAAGGACGAGAGGCCAAAGGCCAGGACAGCCCCAGGGGGACACAGCAGCCTCACAGCTCCACACCAGGGATGCCATCCCCCCAGCTGCCCACGGACACGGGGCCACCTTGGGCAGGTCAGGGGACAGTCCCATCTGAGCAGAGTGTGTCCATGCCAGGCAGCGCTCCCAGCCCGCAGCCCACCGTGTCCACCGTTGCCCTGACCCCAGAGCCAGCAGTGGGGACCAGAGTGGTGACAGCAGCCATGAGCACCTGGGGACAGCCAGCAGCTGCgggcagcagcaagcagggaCTGTGGGGTCCCCTCAGCACCGCCCCTGCCTCCACGCTGGGGGAACACAGTGCCCCATCCCATGGGCCGTCACCCAAGACGGCACAGGAGGTGAGGGCTGAGACCTGGacctggctgctgcctgcacaccaGAGGAGCACACGCAGGGCCCCGCTCAGCAATGCCACCACCGGGGATATGGCACCTGCCAGGTCAACGAGACTGCGGGACCCCCAGCCCACCCTCAGCACCAGCATCACACCGCTGCCCACCTCCAGCGGGTCCCCCCCTGGCACCCCTCATACAGGTAGGAGCTGGCAAGGTGCACGGATACTCTATGGTGACCGAGGCCTGGCTGCCAGCTGTCTTCtcccccacagggctgctccctGAGCAAGACGTTGGTTCCCCGCAGCGAGTCCGGGGTGCCGTGGGGCATGGCAGCACCCCCAATGCCACCGAGGTCACCGTGCCCACAGTTCGCCCCACGGCAGGGACACTGTCCGGCACCAGGCGCTCAGGTGAGCCACAGTGCGGACAAGCACCATCCCAGCGTGGGGTCCGGGGGGCGTCCACCAGCTGGACGAGGGGATGGCGGCTATCTTGGGCTGAGGTGCCACCTTCAATCAGGATTGTGCCCGGCGATGGCCCTAATCTACTGCCTGTAGGGATTATCACGGTTAGAGCCAGGCAGGAGGGGGCTTCCCTGTGGGGTCAGAGACAGTGCACTCAGCTGGAGCATTTGCCATCACAACAGACTCACGTATGGGGCACCCCACTAACGAACCTCCCCCTCTCTACCTGCAGACACCGCAGGGACGCAGCCCCCGGCCGCCAGCAGCACCGCGGTGCCCTCATCCACGTGGCGACAGGGAGTGGTGCGGGCGACGACGCAGCGTGCCGCACGGCGTCCCGTGAAGCCGGAGCCCAGCGAGCCCCCCACGGAACCCAGCGCCTGTACGGGGGCTCCGTGCGCCGCCGAGAGCTCCAACACGACGGCAGCGGGCTGGGCTGAGCTACGCCGTCCCCTGCGCATCGCCTGGGCCGCGCACGCTTACGTGGGGGCCgcgctgtgcctgctgctggcgCTGGGCTGCAtagcggggctgggggggacCGTCCTGCAGCGCCCACCCCACTGCGCCCTACTGCTGGGCgccatggggctgctgctggccgcCAGCCTGCTGCGGGgcaccttcctgctgctggacCCCTATGGGGCGCGGGGCCGGCTGCCGCCCCGCTgcgtgctgctgctctgctccgcGCCCTTCacgctgctgctgggagccttCGCTCTGCTGCTGGGCCGCCTGCAGCGTACGGcacagctgtgcctgctgccccCCTCCCTGGGCGGGCTGCCCGCGCTCGGGGTCACGGCCGTGCTGCAGTGCGCTGCCCCCGCGGCGGCCGATCTGCTGTGGCCGCGATGGGGTTTAGGCGCGGGGTTAGCGCTGCACGGGTTGGGCTGCGCGTTCgccgcgctgctgctgctgggggggctgcggggcggctgGCGGGGGTCCCGCCGCGAGGGGCCGCGATGCGGGGCGCGGGCGCTGCTGGCGGCGGGGCTGCTGGGGGTGCCGTGCTGCgcgctgcagctgctcagcgCCGCGTGGCTGCGGGGCGGCGTGGGCCCGGCCGGGCGCTGCGGGTGGCCCTGCTGGGCCGCGATGGGATGGATGCGGGTGGGAGAGGCGGGCGCGGGGCTGGCGGTGCTGCTGGGGGCGGCCGAGCCGCTGCGGCGGGCGAGGAGGGAGGAGGCGGCGGGACACTCGTGCTGGGCCAAAGCCGTGCGGTACTTCTGCGCCGGGCGCAAGGCGCGAGCGCCCGAATACCCCAACAACTGCTACGAGCACGCGCCCACCGGAGACATCTCCAAGAGCCTCATCCGCAACCCGGCCGAGCAGCTCCCGCTGCGGGCGCTGAAGGACAGCAACGCGGCCGTGGCGGCGGGGACCCCCGGCCTCAGCCCCAAGTGCCCCAACGTGGCGGCGGCGGCTCTCCGCGAGCGCGGCTCCTCGGCCTCGCTGGGGGAACTGGTCTTCCGCCCGCCGTCCCCCATTGACCTGCGGCGCAGCATCGACCAGGCGCTGTGCCGCCGGCACCTGCTGCGCGAGGGGCTGTTCGGGCGGCCGCGCCGCGGCTCCGGGGCTTCCATCCGCACCTTCGAGCCCCAAACCGCCTTGGCTCGATGCAGCTCCCTGACCGAGCTGCCCCGCGGAGAGGCCGACGTGTCCGTCAGCTCCATGGAGAGCTTCTCGCTGAAGATCAGCTGGAACCCGTGGCGGCACGGCCTGTCCTCTCCCGACAGCTTGCCGCTGGAGGAGGCGCCCAGCCGGGCGCAGCTGCTGGCCCACCAGGAGACACCCCCGGCCCTACAGCCCCCCGGCTCCGAGCCCGAGGCGCGGCGCAGCTTCCTGGCGCTCAGCAGGCAGGTGGACGCCCGCAGCCTCTCCAGCGACACCATTGAGCTCTGAGGCGTCCCCTCGCCGAGCCACATCCGCCCCTGCTGTGACCCTCAGCCAGCAACGTTTGTgccaaaaagagaaataaagttgATGACCCAACCAAGAGGCCCCCATTCCCAAACCCCGTTGCCTCCCAGCAGTCACGGTGGGTGTGCAGAGCTTTAATTCctgagatacacacacagatatgagCACACCTTGACGGACGGACAGACCACGGACGAATGCGATGGCCACGTGCATGCATCCAGAGGGCCCCCCCCACCCAGGAGCAGCATCGGGCTGAGGGCCACTGCCACCCCCCGACCCCCCCCGCCTGCACTCACGCCGTCTGGGTACACAGGGGCTGGGAAGGGGGGGCTCTGCCCTGGGAACACGAGGAGAGTTTGGGGATGGGGAGCTCAGCTTGGGGCGGGGGGACCCTGCCCCCCCTTCTCCACTCCCTAGAGCCCGTACTGTGATGGGAGGGGGGACCCCAATCCCTATGGCAGAGAGCCCCAACACGCAAGAGGTGGGGGGCAGCATGCTGTGCCCCCCCAGCAGCGCTGCACCTGAAGGACCCCAATTCTGCATAGGACAAGGCGGGAAGGACGAGGTCCCTACTCTTACCAGTGGGGGGGGTACATGCAGGGCCCCACGCACAGCCCCCCATCCACGGCTATCTGCCCTTCATGAAGCCATCCAGGACGCGGTCGCTGCGGTCAGACAGCCAATAGCCGGCCATGGCAGCCACGGCACCGATGAAGATGGCGGTGAACACCATGTCACCCTTGGCAGCCAGCGTGGCCAGGGCGCAGATCATCACCCCGAAAAacatctgctgcagcaccacCACCTCGTCGTCCGTCACGTCGTCAAAGAATCCCTTCTCCGGGGCGTCTGCAAAGATGACGGTGGTGGGTGAAGGCATCCCTCCGTGCCCCCCTCCCCAAACCCGTGCCATACCGGGGGGTTTATCCTCCACGCACTGCCCATCCCTGCGCACGTGGCCCGGGGCACAGACGCAGCGATAGCCGCCCTCTGTGTTCTCGcacacctcctgcagccccGTGCAGATGGGCTCCTCGCTGCTGGTGCATTCATCCACGTCTGCAGGGAGCACCCAGGTAGTGGCGTGCTGACACCAAGCACCGTGACCCCCCTACAGGCGTGCCAAGAACACTCACCCAGGCACTTGGCCCCGTCCCGCCGGTAGCCCTTGTTGCACTTCTTGCAACGCGCCGGCCCTGCGCCCATGCAGCCAATGCAGGCAGTAGAGCAGTCTGCAGCGCATTGAGGAGGGGACAGAAAGGGAGATGTGGGGCTGCCACAGCTGAAGGAGGATTCCCCACATTGCCGTCCCATcgctgccctgctgccctcGCACCTCGGCACTCGTAGGAGCCCTCAGTGTTGACGCAGAACTGGTTGGCCCTGCAGTGTGCCATCTCCGTGCCGCACTCATCAATATCTGTGGATCAGAGGGAACGATCCCACGGTGCTCCCCAAGGACCCCCAATatccagccccacatccccgTGCACTGACCGATGCAGCGGTGCTCATGCAGCACCCAGCCCCTCTTGCAGCGCAGGCAGCTGGAGTCCTCCGGCCCTGTGCAGCGCCCACAGGCAGGGTAACACTCTGCAGGGGTGGGCACAGGGTGGTGGgcacagggcggtgggcacaGGGAGCTCAACACAGCACGGCGCAGCACTtaccagcacacagcagctggcTTTGGTTGCGTGATGCCTCATAGTAGCCATCTCCACACTCGGCGCAGAAGGGCCCGCCATATCCAGGGCTGCAGACGCACAGCCCGGTGCCGCCCCGCGTCCCTTCTCCATCACAGCGCCCGTTGccgctgcagggctgctgggggccaccagcacaggctgcgAGGACACGGGGGGGAAGGTGAGGACACAGGACACCCCCTGTCCGTTCCCCCCTGCCCCCTGCAGGACTCACGCAGGCAGTCGGGGCCGTAGGTGCCGGGCGGGCAGCACAGCGCCAGGCGCTCCATGCACAGCCACTGGAAGAAGTCGGGGTGCTGCTGTCGCctgggacacacacacacaacactCAAGCCCTGTGCCtacctccccctccccccagcgCTGCGCCCCCCACTCACTCATGGAACCACCACTGCTCCACGTGCTCCTCGCTGCGCTCCAGCAGCTGGTGGCAGGTGAAGTCCTGGGGGGGGCACACGctctccagcacctccagcagccGTGTCTCACTGCGGGGCCATGGCGATGGTTACGGAGCGTCTACGTGACCTGTCCTCCCCCCAGCACGCACCAACTCACCTGTGCTTGTACTTGGccagcttctcctcctcccaggcCGTGTTGCCCCCGCCGAAGCCTTCGTGCTCTGTTCGCTCCATTCCCTGGGCATGCAGGGGGGGGTGGCCCAGGCACCGTGGGACCCCCCACCATGGAGACACCCCCACACCGGGTtacccccagcccagctcctcagGGACCATCCTGTCCTACCCTGCACTGCTGTCGTTCCCAGGCCGCCCCCAAAGAACCACATCGGCTCTCGTGTCCCCCCAGCCACATCACCCGTCCCAAACCATGTCACTCCTGGTCCCCCTCCACCAAGCCATGCCACAAGCCGTGCCACCCCCTGCGCTCTGCACGCCGTCACCCCGCACTGCCCCCCTCCCGGCACCGCCTCCTACATAATCCCCATCTCACTTCCCCATGagatcccagcacagcctgtcAACCGACCCCCCCCAGGCAGCACCAACGCGCTTCCACCCCCACGCCCCCCATCACCCacacatccccatcccaccagCTCCCCGCTCCCCCTCTCCATCTCCCCGCCGTGCCGTCCTCCCCCACCCCGCTCCCCCCGGCCCCATCTCCGCACCCTGCTGAAGCTCTCGGCGAGGCCGCGGCACGCTC
It contains:
- the CRELD1 gene encoding protein disulfide isomerase CRELD1, giving the protein MGPRRRLAAALLPLPGGCGGGRLGAALLGAAILGGVLLRAAGGETPPGDGAEPCRACRGLAESFSRGMERTEHEGFGGGNTAWEEEKLAKYKHSETRLLEVLESVCPPQDFTCHQLLERSEEHVEQWWFHERQQHPDFFQWLCMERLALCCPPGTYGPDCLPCAGGPQQPCSGNGRCDGEGTRGGTGLCVCSPGYGGPFCAECGDGYYEASRNQSQLLCAECYPACGRCTGPEDSSCLRCKRGWVLHEHRCIDIDECGTEMAHCRANQFCVNTEGSYECRDCSTACIGCMGAGPARCKKCNKGYRRDGAKCLDVDECTSSEEPICTGLQEVCENTEGGYRCVCAPGHVRRDGQCVEDKPPDAPEKGFFDDVTDDEVVVLQQMFFGVMICALATLAAKGDMVFTAIFIGAVAAMAGYWLSDRSDRVLDGFMKGR
- the PRRT3 gene encoding proline-rich transmembrane protein 3 produces the protein MAAAWLITWALLLAHRVPTMAQGTLPLDETSQQGRVPSWGHVGTPLAWDASGELSGAEDIESERWRSGSSVRWSQLPHLGTVTRTPRVPGRSLAGDTTLAVVEEPFITWQGREAKGQDSPRGTQQPHSSTPGMPSPQLPTDTGPPWAGQGTVPSEQSVSMPGSAPSPQPTVSTVALTPEPAVGTRVVTAAMSTWGQPAAAGSSKQGLWGPLSTAPASTLGEHSAPSHGPSPKTAQEVRAETWTWLLPAHQRSTRRAPLSNATTGDMAPARSTRLRDPQPTLSTSITPLPTSSGSPPGTPHTGLLPEQDVGSPQRVRGAVGHGSTPNATEVTVPTVRPTAGTLSGTRRSDTAGTQPPAASSTAVPSSTWRQGVVRATTQRAARRPVKPEPSEPPTEPSACTGAPCAAESSNTTAAGWAELRRPLRIAWAAHAYVGAALCLLLALGCIAGLGGTVLQRPPHCALLLGAMGLLLAASLLRGTFLLLDPYGARGRLPPRCVLLLCSAPFTLLLGAFALLLGRLQRTAQLCLLPPSLGGLPALGVTAVLQCAAPAAADLLWPRWGLGAGLALHGLGCAFAALLLLGGLRGGWRGSRREGPRCGARALLAAGLLGVPCCALQLLSAAWLRGGVGPAGRCGWPCWAAMGWMRVGEAGAGLAVLLGAAEPLRRARREEAAGHSCWAKAVRYFCAGRKARAPEYPNNCYEHAPTGDISKSLIRNPAEQLPLRALKDSNAAVAAGTPGLSPKCPNVAAAALRERGSSASLGELVFRPPSPIDLRRSIDQALCRRHLLREGLFGRPRRGSGASIRTFEPQTALARCSSLTELPRGEADVSVSSMESFSLKISWNPWRHGLSSPDSLPLEEAPSRAQLLAHQETPPALQPPGSEPEARRSFLALSRQVDARSLSSDTIEL